GTTATCCCGGTCAACCCCGAGAGTCAGCATGGTTAAGTCATTTGAGCCAACAGAGATGCCGTCAATTCCGGCCTCCAGGAATTTGTCCAGCAAAATAACATTAGACGGGATTTCGCACATCATCCACAACCGAAAGCTGGGGCTGCGCCGCAAACCATTATCCGAAAGAATCTGTTTTACCTGCTCCAGCTCTTTAACTGTCCGGCAAAAAGGAATCATAAGCCACAGGTTACGAAATTCCAACTTTTCCCGGACATTTTTAATCGCTTCAATCTCCATTTTGAAGACTTCCGGCTGGACAATATACCGATAAGCTCCCCGGAAACCAATCATTGGATTTTCTTCGTGTGGTTCGTAGGCTTCGCCCCCTTTAAGCGAACGATACTCATTTGTTTTGAAGTCAGTGGCGCGGTAAACAACGGGTCTTGGGTAAAAAGCTTGTACAAAAGTAGTAAGTTGTTCTGTTAATCCTTCAATGAACACATTTTGTTTTCGGTCAGCAATGGCCTTTTTCGGATGAATTCCAATCCCGGCTAACATGAACTCCGCGCGAAGCAGTCCCACCCCATCACAGTTCTTGGCAGCAATCTCTTTCGCCTTGTCCGGCTCAGCCAAATTCACATATACTTTAGTCGCCGTTTTCAGCTCCCTGTTTTCTGTTTTCACTTTGGTTACCTCGGTTACTTTGGTTACAATTTTAATTCCGCCCTTATATACTTTCCCTTCCGCTCCGTTTACCGTGACTACTTCGCCGGTTTTCAACAATCTGGTGGCGCTCTCTGTTCCCACAACACAAGGGATTCCCAACTCCCGAGAAACAATAGCCGCGTGAGAAGTTCGGCCGCCTTTATCAGTCACAATCGCGCAGGCCTTCTTCATAGCCGGCACATAGTCCGGGTTGGTTTGCGTGGCGACCAAAACATCGCCGGGCATAATTTTGTCAATCTCTTTAGCACTTTTTAGAACTTTGGCAGGGCCGCTTTTAATTCCCGGGCTGGCGGGCGCGCCGGTTAAAAGTATTTCCATTTTTTCCAAGAATTTCTCTTCTTCTTTTGTATCCGAGGTCCTGTTTCCTGTTTCCTGTGTGGTAGTAATTGGCCTTGTTTGGACTAGATATATTTTTCCTCCGGCCACGGCAAACTCGCTATCCTGGGGGAAATAGTAGTGTTTTTCCAGATTTAACGAGAGCTTTGCCAGTTCCGTTACCTGCTCGTCGGATAGTTTCCGCTTATTCTTCAGTCGTCCGGGAACCTTTGTTTCTTTGGTTCGGCCGCCGCTTATCCGGGAAAGCTGAATGGTTTGGACCACCTGCTGCCGGTCGGTAATATACAGATCGTTCTTATTAACCTCATAGTGATCCGGAGTAACCTTTCCCTGAACCACATATTCGCCCAAACCCCAAATCGACTCAATTACCACCCGTTGACGGTTATTTGTTACCGGGTCAATAGAGAATACTATCCCGGAAACTTCGGAAGGAATTTGAGCCTGAACAACCACGGCTATGGCCGCTGCCGCCTGGCTGATATGTTGCTGCTGTCGATAAAAAATTGACCGGCCGTCAAAAAGCGACGCCCAGCAGGCCCGAACGGCATCCACCACATTGGCCTCGCCGACAATGTTCAGATAGGTTTCGTTCTGCCCGGCAAATGAAGCCGTCTTGGAATCTTCGGAAGTAGCACTACTGCGGATGGCTACCGCCAGATTCGCATCTTTAAGACCCCGAAGAAACTTCCCAAGACGGGAACCGTTACGCATTATTTTGCCCAAATGTAGATAGTTTTGAATGATCGCTTCAGAGATCGGCTGAGGCACGGGAGTAGTTTTGATCAGGTGTTTAATTTTGTTAGAAGCTTCGGCCAGTTCTACCGGGTTTGCCGTGTTCAGCCCGGAAAGAGTCTCTTTAATTTTCTGGTCCAGTTTGTTCTCCTTAAGAAATTCCAGGTAACACTCGGCTCCGACTATAAATCCCGGCGGTACCGGAAACCCGGCCGTAGTCATTTCTCCCAGGTTAGCTCCTTTGCCGCCAACTTTCTCGGTATCTTCTTTGCCGATCTGTTCAAACCAGTAAATGCCTTTCGAGTTCATGAATAATATTGTCCGCCTGAGCCAAGCTCCGGGTCTCCAGATTTAATCTCAAATACGGCTCCGTCAGACTTGACCGTAAATTAAACTTAAAGTCCGGTCCGAAAACCGTCAGACCATCTTTAATAGAAATAGGATAATCCATTTTTCGATAAAATTCACTAAGCTTTTCTAAAATTTCCGGCGCTTTTGCCGGCGGGCAGGGAAAGTTTTTTTCCGGAAGCTCGAAATATTTTTTTGCTAAGGCAGCCAGTTTCTCCTCAAGAGGAGTACTTTCCCATAACGCTAAAAACTTTAGCGAGGCCAAAACGCCGTCGTCAATGCAGTGGAAAGACCGAAAAACAAAATGACCGGAAGTTTCGCCGCCAAAAATAACCTCCGGATCTTCCTGCATGCTGTACTTAATATTTTGCGACCAGGCGGGAAGGACCTCCAGGGTTCCGCCGGCTTCCTCCACTAAATCCCGAACGACCAGCCCGGCCCTGACATCCACGGCAATTTTCCTGCCGGAAGTTGAGTTTCTGATTTCACCGGCCGCCAGAATTCCCAGAACAAAGGGTAAGGGAACTAGCTGACCCTGTCTATCGACAAAAACAACTCTATCCCCGTCGGAGTCCCAGATTATTCCCAAATCAGCCTTGTTTTCTCTTACCGCCTTAGCCAGATTAACCCGATTCTGGGGAAGCAAAGGGTTACCTGATGAGAGGGATTTGACCAGAGTAAAATTAATTCCCAGCCGGGAGAAAAGGTCATTTACCGGCACCGCCACCGCACTTTCAGTCACATCCAAAACGACTTTAGTCCGAAAGCGGTCTCTGGGCAGTAGGTTCGTGATGGCAGTAATATAGTCCTCGGTCTTATTAAGTCTGGTAGCCTCAACCTTGGGAACCAGAATAGGGTTATTTTCTAACTGCCCAACAAGACTCTTCACTTTCAAAATTTCTTCCTGATCAAAAGGCAAACTGTTCGAATCAACCAACTTAAAACCATTTTCGTCGGCACTGATATGGGAAGCCGTGATCATTACCCCGAGATCAAAGTCACCAGTGGCCACGGAAAAATAGAACTCGGGAACCGGCACTTCGAACAGATCAAAAACCGCGACTTTTCCGGCCGAGAAGCCGTCGATGAGAAATTTTTTGAGACCCGGTGAGCTTTCCCGGGTGTCGGATCCCAAAAGTACTTTTTTAGGCTTCCTGAGGGCGGTTAATGCCTTGCCGAGAAGAAAAGCCAGTCTTTCGTCAACCTCACCGGGGTATTTGCCCCGAATATCAAACATCCTAAAGGCAGCTTCGATGTCCACTCTACTATGTTAGAGACCCAGCAAAAATAGTTCAATAGCAAGGGACAAATCTCCGGGCAACTGGCCGGTTTTGAACAGATAGTCAATCTCCAGCAACTTCTTTAAAGCCGGGCCGTTTTGAGAGAGGCGGTATTTTCGCACCAGCATTAAAAAAATGAATTGGGCGTCATTATCTCTAAGCGCTTCTCTAAATCCCGGAACTGTCGGATAATCCAGAAACTTCCAGATTGTCTGGGAAATCCGGAATTCCAAAGCTTTAGCCGTTTTCGGCGGGGTAATCTTTTTGCCTGACCAAACTATGACTTCCGCCTGTGGATTCCCCAAATCAAACTTGGGCAAACCTTCAATAATAATCAGCCGGTCATTGGCAAACATCGGACCGGATTGTGTCGCCTGAATGTAGTCCGTTTCGCTGACAGTGGCTCCGTCTAATGAAACGATTTCACCGGAGAACTCATTTTTTATTTTCTCCAGCTCTTTGCGACTAGCGGCCGAATTTTCGCCATGTAGAATAGTGATCATTTACTTTTTTATTAAATCCCCTTTTGTGCGGCACCAAAGCGCCGCTGAAAGTTTTGGGGATATGCATTAACTCATGAATAAGCGTTTTATCCTTATCCTCCTCCGACATTTTATCAAACCGTTCGGCTATCACTTCGATTATATACTGGGGTTTAATTCCCAAAACCATTTGCCAGGGGCGGGGCAGGCTCCAAATGCGGGCAATGGCTCTTGATGACGAGCCGTGGCCACGCATAGCTGTTATTTTGGACCCGTCAACATGGCCAAAAATTTGGCTATCCAGGATCCGATCAAGGCGTCGTTTAACATCTGGGGCAAGTTGCCAGTCCATTGCGGGTATATCTTACCAGACCCGGGGTTTACCTGATATCCCTGGCTAATTTGGCTAATCTTTGCCGCCAGCTGCGGGTTTCCCGCCGCCTTGGATATCGCCATGTATTCTTTAGCGAACGGTTTTAAGCCGTTTGTCCCGGTGAAACTAAAATCAGCAAAGGGTTGGGTTTGGGCGTCCAAAAGAAACGGGGTTACGGCCACGATATCATCGTCGGTCCAGATATCGTCAAAAGCCGCCTTCAGCCAGCCGCCGTTCTTCCAGCCGGCTTCCGTGATAAAAATCTTCAGGTTACAGGCTTCAAAATTATGGCAGAGATAATCACGTTCAAAACGGTACGAAGCTACATTGACCGGGCTATAAACATTGGGATAGGTCGAGAAGCCGGGATTGCCGTAGGCGTGGGAAGAAAAGCCGTCTATCCGGGAAAAAATTCCCGGCCAGGCGGCCTGCATTTCTGAAAAATACTCATATTCATTCATAGAATTGCTTCCGTTAGGAGCTGACGCGTCCATCCCCGCGGAAATCACAAAGAAATCCGGGTTGCGTTTGTGAAAGATATCAACAGCCCGATCCAACACCCGCGCATATTCTTGCGGATAAACAAAACCGCCCCATTCACCCTCGTGGTTAGGCTCGTTGTAAATTACCACATAGCGGTTCCTGGTCGGCCAGGGCAACTGGTCAAGAAAGTTGGCGAAATCCACTAAATCATATTCGTTCGGCGCCATCCAGTGATCATCGACCGGAAAACTGGCAATACGCAAGATTGGGATAATTTTGAGTTGCTTGGCGTTTTGCATGAATTTTGTCCACTTCTCCAAATCACGGTCATTGGCCCGGATGGGAATCGTCACATAACCCCACTGTCCGCCGGAAGTGTTCACCAAATCCGCCGCTTTAAAGATTTCCTGGGGATCCAGGATGTGAATACCGAACTTATTATTGGGAACGGATAGGGGGTCGTAAACTGCCCTGACAGGGGAAACAAAAATCAATCCGCAAAATATTAAAGCGAGGCAAATTGCAGCTTTTTTGCGCACTAGCAAATTATATCATCAACTCTCTACTTGACGGTCAAAATTATCATCATATAATCACCTTGTGTCTGAACAAATATCAGATTGGACTGAGTTACTTCTTAAGTCTAGACCTAATAGCTTGGCCGAGAAGGCCAAAGCCCCCGTACTGATCGTTAAACAAAACCGTCCCGAGGTCACCGCAAAAGCAGTAACTGGTGTGGTGACGGAAATGGATGATCCCCGTCATCCCGGAGGGAGAATTACCGTTACCAGCCTCCGATTCATAAACGGAACCGTACCCTTCAGCCTGCTTAATGTCCCCGTCGAAGATCTTCGTGAAGGCCAAATTAATCTTGGTTGGTTTGTGTCGGGAACGGCGAAATTCGTGGGCCTCGCCGGTAGTGAAGATAACCCCTAAGTCAGTCCCCTCGCCGCTCTTTTGGCCTCTGCTTCATCGAGAACAACTTTACGGATGCGAATATTAAGCGGTGTGGCTTCAACCAGTTCGGTATCGTCAATATAATCTAAAGCATTTTCCAAAGCCATCTCCCTGGGTTTGTCAAAATGAGCGGAAACCCCTTCGCCTTTGGAGCGGTGATTGGTCAACTGTTTTTCTTTGCAGACATTCACCCGCAAGTCGCCGGTTCGGGCATTTTGGCCCACCACCTGACCCTTGTACACTTCTGCTCCTGGCCCGACAAACAACTGCCCCCGGTCTTGAATATTAATTAATCCATAGAGTAAGGTCTTTCCGGTTTCGTGAGCCACCAGCGATCCCTGATCGCGCTCCTTCCAGTTTTCAAAATCTTTATCATACTTTTCAAAGGAAGTGTTAATAATCCCCAGGCCCCGGGTATCGGTGATGAATTTACTCCGGTAGCCCAAAAGTCCGCGTGTTGGTATCAGAAATTCCAAAAAAACCGTCCCATTTTCCGTTCTCATGTCCCGCAGATTTCCGTGCCGCTCTCCCATTTCCTGCATAATGATCCCCGAAAACTGCTCGGGGGCTTCGATATAAACCATCTCATAAGGAACAAGGCCATCTTTCTCAACAACTTTCGGCTGGGAAACTTCCAGTTCATAGCCTTCCCTTCGCAGGCGTTCAACGAGTATCGCCAGGTGAAGTTCACCGCGCCCGGAAACTTCCCAGGTGCCATCGGGATTATTCTTGACCCGTAGCGCCATATCCGTTTCCAGTTCCCGCATTAATCTCTCTCTAATTTGCCGGCCCGTCGAAAACTTTCCTTCTTTGCCGGCAAACGGCGAGGTGTTAACCCCAAAAGTCATTTTTACCGTGGGTTGTTCGATGTCCAGAAGAGGTAGTGCAGTCGGATTATTCGGATCGGTGATGGTTTCCCCGATATTAATGTCTGGTATTCCGGCAATGGCCGCAATGTCACCCGCTTCCGCTTCGGCAATATCTTTTTTCTCCAACCCTTCAAAACCAATTAAAGCCGTTAAACGATACTTTTTTGTTTCGCCTGCCCGGTTAATCAAAGCCACTTCCTGATTAGCTTTAATCCGACCATTATAGATCCGCCCGGTGGCAATTCTCCCTTTGAAATTATCACCCTTAATGGTCGTCACCAGCATTTGTAAAGGTTTTTCAGGATCTCCCGAAGGTGCCGGGACAAACTCCCTAATAGCCTCAAAAACCGGGGTAATATCCTTCATTTTCGAAACATCGGGGTCAATTCCCGCCTTGCCGTCTTTGCCGATAGCATAAACCACCGGGAAAAAAGCGGCTTCTTCTGAAGCCCCCAGTTCGACGAACAAATCGAAAGTCTTGCCCACGACCCACTCGGGTCTGGCGTCAGGTTTGTCAACTTTATTCACGACCACGATAATTTTTAATCCCAAAGCCAGGGCTTTTTTTAAAACAAATCGGGTTTGTGGCATGGGTCCTTCTTTGGCATCTACGAGCAGAAGTGCTCCGTCAGCCATTTTCAGCACCCGTTCCACTTCCCCACCGAAGTCGGCGTGGCCGGGAGTATCGATAATATTTATTTTGGTATCGCCCCACATAACCGACGCATTCTTGGAGAAAATGGTAATCCCGCGTTCTCTTTCGAGCTCATTAGAGTCCAAAATGGCGCTTTGGGCCGCCTGTTCTTTGTTTAAATGGGTGTTCGATTGCCGCAGCAAAGCATCCACGAGCGTGGTTTTGCCGTGGTCAACATGAGCAATAATTGCGACATTTCTTATATTCATAGTTATTCATTAAAAAAGCCCTCCTTCGGGCAAAATAACGGAAGGGCCAAGTAGCGCGTGCGGGATTCGAACCCGCGATTCCAAGAGTGAAAATCTTGTGTCCTAGACCAGGCTAGACGAACGCGCCCCGATCGCTTATTATTTTATCATGTTTTGGGTTGCTGTCATACTCCTCATCATGATTCTGCCTTTTGCCCTTGCGGGGTGGTTGTTTGCCCCTTGGATTCCGATCAAAAATAGTGAATTGGAAAGATTAGGTAAAGTTCTTAAGCTTAAACCAACAGATACTTTTTATGAACTAGGCTGTGGTGACGGCCGGGTAGTGCGCTTTGTGGCCAAAAAGTTCGGCTGCAAAAGCGTTGGCATTGAGCTTAATCCTTTTTTGTACGCTACCAGCCGCCTGCTCCAAGCTTCACGCCGCGAGCGTTATGTTCTTGGCGATCTTTTTGCCCAGGACCTTTCCCCAGCCAGTTGCGTCTATTTATACGGCCTGCCCCGAACCATAAATAAAAGGGTTCAAGCTAAGTTAGAAACGGAGCTGCCCGTGGGTGCGACCGTAATCTCGTACGGTTTTCTCTTCCAAAAATGGCAGCCTGTCAAAATCGATAAAGCCACCGGCAAACTGCCGATTTTTGTCTATCAGCGATAGCTTGCCTCAAAGCCTCAAAAAAGCTAAAATATAACCGTTGGGGCGATAGCTCAGCGGTAGAGCAGGAGCCTTTTAAGCTCTTGGTCCAGGGTTCGAATCCCTGTCGCCTCACACTACCCCTTCTAAAAACTGCAAACGCTTGCGTTGTTAAAGATGCCGATTTAATATAAACTGGTTTGATCTATATAAACATCTTGCAAACGACCGATAACATGAACTATATTATTTACATGACAAAACTCACTGTTTGTCAGTGTGTCAGGAACCAACCGTAACTGGTTGGTTTTTTTGTTTAAAATTTATAAAAAGAGAGGGGGTGAAAAAATAAATGAAAAAAATCTTAATTGGTGTAGCATCTGCGGCCATCGGATTAGCAATGTTTGCAGTTCCAGCTTTTGCTGCCCCATCAGTGCATACGAACTTTGGTCAAACGGTAAATGCGAGCAGTTGTAATACTTCAAGTGCTCCAGTAGTTAACGTTACATATAAAGTCACGAATAATGCTGATTCAGGAGTAGTACCACCAGTTTGGGCTACGGATAATTACACTAAGAGACTTCAAATATGGCAACAGGCTAATGGAACATTTTGTGCTATTGCAAAATACCAAGGCCAATTTGTAACTAATGGTGCTGGAAGTCCAGAGACAGGAGAAACTCTAGCCGCTGGAGTTCAAGGTGCATTTGAAGGGGGTTATACAGCTTTCTTTGATGGCACTCTCAATTCAAGTCCTAGCTATCCAACACATGGAAATATCGGCACTTTTGATTTCAGCTCGGGACCATCGTTTGATTGGATAGGAACTTACTTTACTGGTTATACTGATTTCAAGCTACCGTACTGGGCATGGAACTACCATGCTGGTAATAATGGGAGTTGGGTAAATGCGTCAACAGGGAATCATGGAGATATAACTGGAAATTGAGTTACCTACTTAATCCTAAGCAGCCCATCGGGTTCGAAACCGGTGGGTTGTTTGGTTATGATGACAATCGTATTAAACTCTTCCAAAAGGGGATCAAACACGGGACGGCCGCTTCACCGAGCCCTGAAGTCAAATCTCATTCTTGTGCCTTTGTTAACATCCACATTCAAATATTCCATCGGCAGGGGGAGATTAGCTGTTAACCGGTCGGTAACATCGATTCCTTTGCCTCGCGGCCTGGCTAAAATCAATTTTACCCGCGAGGTTTCAGGAATAAGCACTTGGGCCGGCACGGGAACAAATTCCTCGTCTTCATAGCCTAAGATGTGTCTGAGCCTCGTTGACAGAGAACCCGGTTCTTTTCTCAGTCGCCTAAGTAAGTTTGCCAATCCCCGGTTTTTGTATTCGACATCATTCCCGTTAACTTTTCTTCCGTTTTTCGATTCCAAGAAAGCTTCTAGTTGAAGCCGCTCGCCTGGTTGGCGACTAAAAAGAAAGCCGTCAGGCTTTGCAATCTTTTTTTGATCTTTAATTAGACGATTCGCAAAGACAGGTCCCAGCACAATGGCTCCGGGTTTTACAGCTGCCAGCGCTAAAGAAGCTTCTAGCTCAAATTCCTGGTCTTCATCCATGGGTCGATCAAGATCAGCCAAAAGCGTATCAATTTCGGGGAAGAGGTATCTCTTTAAGAATCCGCCTTTTTCCAGCTCGATCGTTTCCACACAACAATTATTCACTTTATCTATTCTTCTGTCTTTTTATAAATCCTATCAAGAGGGACAAAGTAGCTCAAACGAGCACACTACAGGGTGATATTTTCAAAATGCTCTAGGCTATCAATCGCTTCGTCGCTTTTTAGAGTAATGGCGATTACATCAATCTGGGGCGACAAACTTGTGTTGGGGTATTGGTTATAATAGAAATCCACCATCTTCTTAAGTTCGTGTAGCTTTCCGGGAGTAATAGCTTCACCGGGTCGGCCAAACTCGTCGCCGATTCTAGTTTTGACTTCAACAAAGACTAAAGTGTCTCGGTGTTGAGCCAAAATATCCACTTCGCCATATTGCTTTGCCCGGAAATTTCGCTCAATAATCTGGTATCCCTTCTTCAGAAGGTAATTGGAGGCAATTTCTTCACCCAGCTGACCTATCCTCTTGTTCTCTCCGTCCACTTGTTAGGCCACTGCCCTGGTCACTTCTTTCGGAGTTAAATTGCGCAAATAATAAAGTTTCGCCCGCCGCATGGTTCCGGCCTTTTTCTTCACTTCAATTTTTTCAATCCAGGGAGAATCAACAGACCAAATTCTTTCCACCCCAACGCCATCGGAAATTTTCCGAACAGTAAAGGTTTTGGCGGTTTTATTAATCGCCAGCACAATTCCTTCAAAAACCTGAAGTCGAGTTTTCTCCCCTTCCACAATTTTTTGAGAAACGCGGATGGTATCGCCAACGCGAAACGCAATATCCATACCTACTTATTTTAGCAGACTAGCCGGATTTACTCAACTAGTTCAATCTCCTTGAGGCTCCCGGTTTTGAATTTCCAAAATTGCCGGTAGTTCCTCCGGTCGATTTGTTGCCTTAATCAAAACTGGCGGCCAGAGAATTTCGTCGCCGTCGATATGATCAACATCAATAATTGGTTTTTTCTCTACTGCTTCAATTTTCACTCTTTTCACCTCCTTTCCGGCCATAAAAAAATCCCTTATTGGGAGGGACAAGGATGAACCCCTGGAAATACAGTCTAGCCGACTTTTTTCATGGTGTCAACGATGAGCGAAAGTTTTCCGTCACGGTTATCTACTCTTCCGGTACAGATAATCACATTATTTTCCACACATAAATCCTTTCCGAAGCTGGCGTAAAGTTTGGGGAAAATCACACAGTCCAGTTTGGTGCCATCCCGCCCGGTTAGAGTCATAAAAGCCATTTCGTCATTATTCTTTTTGGTTAAAACTTTCCTGGTGCTGGTTACCATGCCGCCGGTGGTGACGGTTTTGTTAACATGCAGATCCTCAGAAAGCTCTCCGATTTCATGAGTAATCAGGTCGACGATTTTCTCCAGAGCTTTTTGGGCCGGGTGTTCAGACAGATAAAACCCCAGATATTCCCTTTCCCACAAAAGGAGTTCTTCTTTTGGCCGTTCTTCCACATCCGGCAACTCGAAAGAAACAGATTCCTTTTTTTCTTCATCAGTTTTATCTCCGGTATCGAACAACCCCGTTTGTCCTGAACTAATTTGTTTGGCCAGTTTATGACTTTCGGAAATGACTTTCTCCAATGATTCCAGCATGGCCGACCTTTTGCCAAACTGGTCCATCGCTCCGGCTTTAATTAAGCTTTCCAGGGTTTTTTTATTCACTTTTTGCAAATCAACTCGCCGGGCAAAATCTGACAACGATCGGAACGGTTCCTCCAAGTCTCTGGCCTTAAGAATACTATCAATGGCTGCCGCCCCGACATTTTTAATGGCGGAAAGGCCAAAACGGATCGACCGGCCCTCAATATTA
The Patescibacteria group bacterium genome window above contains:
- the ppsA gene encoding phosphoenolpyruvate synthase, producing MNSKGIYWFEQIGKEDTEKVGGKGANLGEMTTAGFPVPPGFIVGAECYLEFLKENKLDQKIKETLSGLNTANPVELAEASNKIKHLIKTTPVPQPISEAIIQNYLHLGKIMRNGSRLGKFLRGLKDANLAVAIRSSATSEDSKTASFAGQNETYLNIVGEANVVDAVRACWASLFDGRSIFYRQQQHISQAAAAIAVVVQAQIPSEVSGIVFSIDPVTNNRQRVVIESIWGLGEYVVQGKVTPDHYEVNKNDLYITDRQQVVQTIQLSRISGGRTKETKVPGRLKNKRKLSDEQVTELAKLSLNLEKHYYFPQDSEFAVAGGKIYLVQTRPITTTQETGNRTSDTKEEEKFLEKMEILLTGAPASPGIKSGPAKVLKSAKEIDKIMPGDVLVATQTNPDYVPAMKKACAIVTDKGGRTSHAAIVSRELGIPCVVGTESATRLLKTGEVVTVNGAEGKVYKGGIKIVTKVTEVTKVKTENRELKTATKVYVNLAEPDKAKEIAAKNCDGVGLLRAEFMLAGIGIHPKKAIADRKQNVFIEGLTEQLTTFVQAFYPRPVVYRATDFKTNEYRSLKGGEAYEPHEENPMIGFRGAYRYIVQPEVFKMEIEAIKNVREKLEFRNLWLMIPFCRTVKELEQVKQILSDNGLRRSPSFRLWMMCEIPSNVILLDKFLEAGIDGISVGSNDLTMLTLGVDRDNENVASEYDERNEAMYLSFEKIIKTCKKYDVTCSMCGQAPSDYPELTEKLVEWGITSVSVNPDVIDHTRQVVYEAERKLISKR
- a CDS encoding metallopeptidase, with amino-acid sequence MDWQLAPDVKRRLDRILDSQIFGHVDGSKITAMRGHGSSSRAIARIWSLPRPWQMVLGIKPQYIIEVIAERFDKMSEEDKDKTLIHELMHIPKTFSGALVPHKRGFNKKVNDHYSTWRKFGR
- the typA gene encoding translational GTPase TypA; protein product: MNIRNVAIIAHVDHGKTTLVDALLRQSNTHLNKEQAAQSAILDSNELERERGITIFSKNASVMWGDTKINIIDTPGHADFGGEVERVLKMADGALLLVDAKEGPMPQTRFVLKKALALGLKIIVVVNKVDKPDARPEWVVGKTFDLFVELGASEEAAFFPVVYAIGKDGKAGIDPDVSKMKDITPVFEAIREFVPAPSGDPEKPLQMLVTTIKGDNFKGRIATGRIYNGRIKANQEVALINRAGETKKYRLTALIGFEGLEKKDIAEAEAGDIAAIAGIPDINIGETITDPNNPTALPLLDIEQPTVKMTFGVNTSPFAGKEGKFSTGRQIRERLMRELETDMALRVKNNPDGTWEVSGRGELHLAILVERLRREGYELEVSQPKVVEKDGLVPYEMVYIEAPEQFSGIIMQEMGERHGNLRDMRTENGTVFLEFLIPTRGLLGYRSKFITDTRGLGIINTSFEKYDKDFENWKERDQGSLVAHETGKTLLYGLINIQDRGQLFVGPGAEVYKGQVVGQNARTGDLRVNVCKEKQLTNHRSKGEGVSAHFDKPREMALENALDYIDDTELVEATPLNIRIRKVVLDEAEAKRAARGLT
- a CDS encoding class I SAM-dependent methyltransferase, which translates into the protein MFWVAVILLIMILPFALAGWLFAPWIPIKNSELERLGKVLKLKPTDTFYELGCGDGRVVRFVAKKFGCKSVGIELNPFLYATSRLLQASRRERYVLGDLFAQDLSPASCVYLYGLPRTINKRVQAKLETELPVGATVISYGFLFQKWQPVKIDKATGKLPIFVYQR
- a CDS encoding YraN family protein, encoding MDGENKRIGQLGEEIASNYLLKKGYQIIERNFRAKQYGEVDILAQHRDTLVFVEVKTRIGDEFGRPGEAITPGKLHELKKMVDFYYNQYPNTSLSPQIDVIAITLKSDEAIDSLEHFENITL
- the rplS gene encoding 50S ribosomal protein L19; amino-acid sequence: MDIAFRVGDTIRVSQKIVEGEKTRLQVFEGIVLAINKTAKTFTVRKISDGVGVERIWSVDSPWIEKIEVKKKAGTMRRAKLYYLRNLTPKEVTRAVA